Proteins encoded within one genomic window of Siniperca chuatsi isolate FFG_IHB_CAS linkage group LG4, ASM2008510v1, whole genome shotgun sequence:
- the miox gene encoding inositol oxygenase, producing MRVISIGPDPSLVYRPNVKMNETKEKEDYRNFESGSLIDRVFNTYKLMHTSQTLDFVKQKHSEWAGCNHTQMGMMDAIMSLDQLVDESDPDVDFPNSFHAFQTAEGIRQAHPDKDWFHLVGLIHDVGKTMALWDEPQWAVVGDTFPVGCKFQNSIVFRHNTFLDNPDDKNPSYNTEYGIYEPNHGLDSVFMSWGHDEYLYRVMKFNNCSIPEEGLYMIRFHSFYPWHSHGDYMHLCSDKDLHMLPWVQRFNKFDLYTKTTDLPDVDKLKPYYQSLIDKYCPGILKW from the exons ATGAGGGTCATCAGCATC GGTCCAGACCCATCTCTGGTATATCGGCCAAATGTGAAGATGAATGAAACCAAAGAGAAGGAAGACTACAGAAACTTTGAG AGTGGCAGTCTGATTGACCGTGTGTTCAACACATACAAGCTGATGCACACCAGCCAGACGCTGGACTTTGTCAAGCAAAAG CATTCTGAATGGGCCGGCTGCAACCACACTCAGATGGGGATGATGGACGCCATCATGTCTCTAGACCAGCTGGTGGACGAGTCTGATCCTGATGTGGACTTCCCAAACTCCTTCCACGCCTTCCAGACTGCTGAGGGCATCCGCCAAGCACACCCAGACAAAG ACTGGTTCCATTTGGTAGGTCTGATCCATGATGTTGGGAAGACCATGGCTCTTTGGGATGAACCACAG TGGGCTGTAGTAGGCGACACCTTCCCAGTGGGCTGCAAGTTTCAAAACTCCATTGTGTTCAGACACAATACCTTCCTGGATAACCCAGACGACAAAAATCCCAGCTACAA TACTGAATATGGGATCTATGAACCAAACCATGGGCTCGACAGTGTCTTCATGTCCTGGGGCCATGATG AGTATCTCTACAGAGTTATGAAGTTCAACAACTGCTCCATTCCAGAGGAG gGTTTGTACATGATTCGCTTCCATTCATTCTATCCGTGGCACTCCCATGGAGACTACATGCACCTGTGCAGTGACAAAGACCTGCACATGCTGCCCTGGGTCCAAAGGTTCAA CAAATTTGACCTGTACACAAAGACAACAGATCTGCCTGATGTCGACAAGCTGAAGCCTTACTACCAGTCTCTGATCGACAAGTACTGTCCTGGAATACTGAAGTGGTGA